Genomic window (Polycladomyces subterraneus):
GCCTTCGATTTGGCCACTGCGCGTGCGGTGGCAAAACTCAATGTGTTGGCCGAATACTGTCTCCCGTTTGTTCGTATGGGCGGTTCCTTCGTCGCCATGAAAGGGCCTGACGTGACCGAGGAACAGCAGGAGGCGAAAACGGCATTGCAGCGATTAGGCGGTGGAGAAATAGCGGATTATCCATTCACGTTGCCCAAAGAAAAAGGAACCCGTCATTTATTGGTGATCTCCAAACGGGCGAACACACCGAAGGCTTATCCCCGCAAACCGGGAACGCCTGCCAAACAGCCGATTGTGTAATTACCGCCGAGACGACATACATCAACATTTCCCGGGAAATGTCGCATTAACCAATAAATCAAGCGGCCTGCATCAGCGATGCGAGCCGCTTTTCTTTTTTTGCAGTTGAAAAACGAGTCGATCCAAGTGTATATTCCGGGAGGCTTTGAAATAGACGACGGAACCGGGAACAATCATCTTGGGTAGAGAGGACGCTGCCGCTTGGAGATTGGGAAATGAACGAATTCGTTTCGGGGGCAGGCCTTTCATCACGGCGGCCTGTGCGATGGCACGGGCATGGGAACCTACGGTGATCAATCGGGAAATCCCCAGTTTCGCCACCGTATGCCCCACTTTTTGGTGACCGCTTGCGGTGTATGGCCCCAATTCAAGCATATTGCCCAAGACGGCGATGGACGGTCGTGATCCGGCTATGTGTTTCAGTACCTTTAGCCCGGCAATCATGGCGGTAGGGTTGGCATTGTACGCATCATGGATCAATGTGCTGCCATGGATCCCGGGTAGCGGTTGCAGTCTTCCGGGAGGAACAGCGTATCTGCTCAACCCCCGTTGAATGAGTGTGGTAGGGATGCCCAGTTTTCGTGCGGCGGCGATGGCTGCCAATGCATTGTAGACGTGATGTTTGCCCCATGTGGGAATAAAATAGGGAATCCCGTCTACCCGAAACTGCATGCCTTTGGTTGTGAATCGGATGTGAGTGGCTCGAAGATTGGCCGGTTGATCGATTCCAATCCGGATGATGTTCCCATGGAACAGATTCAAATTGAGTTGTTTGGAACCGGGATCATCCGCATTGATGATCAGCGTTCCCCCGGGTTGGATTCCCAGGATCAGTTGTTGTTTGGACCGAACCAAGTTGTTCAGTGATCCAAAATTACCGATATGGGCTTCCCCGATATTAGTGATAATCCCGATGAGGGGCTGGGCGTATTGGCAATGGACACGGAGGTGTGGGGGGCTTACTTCCAGCACAACGACGCGGTGAAGACCGTTTAGCCGAAACAGATGGGAAGGAAGAGAACGCAGCAAATTTCGATTATACAACGTCTTCAGAGTGGGATATTTTTGCTTGGCGATGGAAGCGAGCATTTCTTTGGTTGTCGTCTTTCCCGAACTTCCTGTAATTGCGACTACTGTGGCACGAGATTGCTCTCGTTGCCATCGGACCAGTCTCCATAATGCCTCTGTGACATTGGGAACGGTGATCAGCGGATGATGGCGGGGAATCCATCGTTCGCCCCCCAATGGTGCCACTACACCTGAACTTTTCTTATGTTTCAAAAAAGAGGCTGAACCAAAACGTTTTGGTTCTAAGAAACAGATCATTCCCGATTGGAGATGCTCCGCACGCCGGTATACCACACCGCGGATGAGTTGATGTTGGGGACCCCGGACGATTTGTCCACCTACTACACTGGCCAGTTGTTTGAAAGTGAGGGGAAACAAAGGGAATTCACCTTCCATCTTTGATAGTCTCTAGCAGTATATGTACCAACACAGGGACGAACAGGGGACACTTGTTTATGGCAAAGAAAACCGGCTTCTGTACGATGACGAAACCGCGTCTTCATTTGGTTTTTGTTATCTCCCCGACTGCTACTACTTTGTTTCCATCAATATCGGCATTGTCGGAGGAGCGTAAGGAGGAGATGAACCATCCGGTTCGAGTTCTGGTTAAATAAAAAAAACACCGCATCGACAAATGCGGCGTGTGGACGATATCGCAAAACGGTGACAAAGTGCTCCTTTTGTACCAGCTGGGATATAGTCATCACCCCAAGTTGTTGATCAAGTTGTGCAACCCGCGCAATGCCAATTTTCGCTTCTCGATCTGTTGGAATTCCTGCCGTTTGGAGCTATTGGAAAACGGCGTGAACAGATCGTCCCACGAGCTGTATCCGTAAGCGTCTTCGAAATCGATCGAATCGCGTTTGAGCGCGTTTTTGGGAGCGCTTTGTTCCAATACTTGCCGTGCGGCATCCTGTTGTAAAAATGATGTGCGTTCCTTTGACTGGATGGGCGGATTGACCATTTTCGGCTTGGGCTTGATGGGAATTTCCGAACGTTTGGGCGGTGTCGCCACCCGCGATCCGGCAGGAGACGGGGAATGCACCTGCGGCTTGGCTTCTTTGGTCGGAAGGGACGTTTTTTTCGCTGCGGCGGGTTTTCGTTTTTTCTGTTTCCCCGCTTCCAAATAGGAAATCTGATCATACGATTTTGATTGAGGCCTTGCCGTTCGGGATTCCGGTTGTGTTTCGTTATCCTGCCAGACCAAGGATTCCGACCCCGTAGAAGATGAACGCCAACTGGATGCTTGGGTATCGAAGGTATGGACTCTTCGTCCCGCACGTGACGGGTCTAGGCGAATCAAATGTTGTTTTGATTTCTTCTGTTGTGATGTTTCAGGTTCCTGTTCCTCCTTGGAGGTGGACAACGAAGGGTATCCTGCCCAAATTTCCTCTACCCTGTAAAGGGACTCCTTCGGTGCCGCATCGGACTCTTTTGCTGGTACCGGCATCTCCGGTATATGGAGTTGTGTGTCTGGAGTCGGTTCCAGATCGGCTGGTTTGTCGTTTCCAATGTTCCGGTACCCCATCATCTTTTTGCGCAAGTGTACCTCGCGTTCCCGATAGACAGGTTCGGAAGAACCAGATTCGGGGACGGCTTGGTCCACCTTTTCCGCTGGTTTTTTCAGCATATCGATTGGCTCTGCCGATTTCCCATCCATACGAAATAGGTCGTGACGACGGACCATTTTTTCACGTACAAATCGTTCCCGTTCCTGGACCACATGATCATCCGGCAACGTCTTCCTTGACGATGAGAGAGGTCTGCTTACATAAGCTTGAATGACCCAACCGTTCCCTTCTCCCGGTGCGGAAAAAGTTTGTACCTGCATAATTGGAGACACCGAATCTTCCGGCTGTTCAGGCTTCTGAATGATCTGAGTGGGTTGTCCCATGTGGGGGGATTGGTACATCATTGAAAACATCGTTCCCGGGTTTGCCGGCATATACAGGACTGAATATCCCTTTTCAGCGACGGCGTGTGCCGCTTTTTGTCCCGCTTGACCGGCTCCAATCACGATCACATGATATTCACCGCCTGTTGGTTGCATGTTGCCTCCTCCTTCGTTGATTCGCTTACCGAACAAGCATCACCTTTGCACGATCCGATCCAATCCAACCCAATCCATCAGGTCATTCTCGCCGATCCAACATCAGTTCGACGGTTTTTTTCGACAAATACAGCGGTTGAATACTTGCGGTTGAAACCTAGAAGAAAATAGCCAATCCCCCAGGTATCCCTGGGGGTGGCGAAATGGGTTTGGAGAGATTAATCGTTGTCATGGGACATCTGTTCTTGAACGGAGGCCGGCACCGTAAATTCTTCCTGAATGGTGGCGGCGGCTTCTTGAATGTTTTCGGTCGGAACGGTACGCGATTTGGATTGCGAGAACTTGCAGAGACCGAAAGCGTTGGCAAACTGCGCTTCGATTCCGTAGTCTTGGGCAAAAATCAATTTGTCTCCAAAACGTTCGCGGTAAAACGGTTTGAAGGGGATGGAGGCACCACCGGTTAGGATGATGTAGGTAATGTCGTCGCCGTAGTCCAGACGGTGCCATACTTCGTCCACCAGTGCGTTCCCCACTTCGGAAATACATTTTTGTACGATTTCGGAGACGTCGTACACTTTTCCTTTGAAGCTGATTTCTCCGGAACGGATCACCCGGTTCAGGCTCCAGATCGGGTACTCTTTACCGTTGCCGTCCGGGTCGACGTCACGGGTAAACTCAAGAAGGCGTTTAGACAACAGGTGATATACGTTCAACATCGCATGACGAGAAGTGAAGCTTTGCCGCTTGATAATCGTTTCGCCATGCAGGGTTTCAATGTCGGAAGTACCGAATCCGAGGTCGTTGATGCTCACTTTTTGGATAAAAAGATCCTCGTTCAACAGTTGACCGTCACGGTCCAATGCGATGTGGAACAACGTCGCCATCGGCTGGCTGATCACATAGAGGTTTTCCCGTTTCACTTCAAATTCGATCCGACGGAAGGGGAGGTTTCCTTGCTTAATTTCAAAACTGTGTTTGCCAATCAACCGGCGTTTCAATTCCTCTTTGTAGTCGATGTAGCTGTCGGTGGGCAGAGCTACCGAGATAATTGGCTCCGTGCTCCCTTGCAACATCAATCCAGTGCTGACACGGAACATAATCAGGTATTCTTTTTCACGGAACCAGGTCGGACTGAACAAACGCCGTTCGTGTGAGTCGAACAATTCGTCATCGCCAGACTGTTCGATGGCCAATTTACCACAGAACCATTCCCGGTCTCCGTCTTTTTCGCGATAAATGATGTTGTGTGGATCGTTGTTGTATGTAATTTCTCCGACCCGGTTGGGGACCACCATGTTGCGAATAAAGAGTTTGTAGAACTTGTCTCCTTGTCTGCTCACTACTTTGGTACCGTAATAACCCTGGTCATTTCCGATATATACCGGTGTGCTCATAAGGTCTCCTCCCATAATAGAAAGAAAAATTCCTATAATCGATTCTATCAATCCGAATAGACAAGGGTCAACTGAGTTTGGGGACAAATCAATGAATGAGATCGCGTGTATTTTCGGAATGTTCCACGTGAAACATTTGGCACGAACCCATTACATTCCCAGTGCGGCAAGTATGCTTTTCTAAGGTTTGTAAGGTCAATACGCGCTCCGTGAAAGGGGTCTCATCAATATCAATCAGGATTTGTCAAGCAGGGGGACGGCGTTGGATCTCGAATACAAAGATTGTAGCCCTTCGGCAAGTTTATGAGTTGAAGCTAGGTGGTGTTCAACGAAATGAGAGATCCTTTCTCTCGCTTGTTCGGTTTGGTAGACAAAGAGGAACAGGAAGAAGTCAAACAAATTCCCGTTGATACGATTCACCCCAGTCCGTATCAGCCACGTGCGATTTTTGATGACGAACGGATCGATGAGTTGTGCCAAACCATTCAAACCCACGGTGTGATTCAGCCCGTGGTGGTCCGGCGGATCAAGAAAGGTTTTGAGCTGATCGCCGGGGAACGCCGGTGGCGGGCGGTGAAAAAGCTGGGTATGCGGACGATCCCCGCCATCGTCAGGGAAATGAGCGATGCACAAGCGGCATCGGCATCCCTCATCGAAAACCTGCAACGAGAAGGGTTGACGGTGATCGAGGAGGCGATGGCCTATCAAAAGTTGATCGAGCTGCATGGCCTTACACAGGAAAGCCTGGCACAGCGTTTGGGAAAAGGGCAGTCCACAATCGCCAATAAATTGCGCCTGTTGCAGTTGCCGGAACAAGTGAAAGAAGCGCTGCTTAAGAGAAAGATAACCGAACGGCATGCTCGTGCGCTGTTGGCATTGCGGGATGAAGGGATGCAGGTTCGTTTGTTGAAGGAGATCATCGAAAAAGAATGGAACGTCAAGCAAACGGAAGAGCGTGTGAAAAAGTTATTGGAAAAGGTGAATCCCCCCAAAAAACCCCGCAAGCGGGCCGTGTCACGGGATGTTCGGATCGCACTGAACACCATTCGTCAATCGTTGGATATGGTCAAACAAACCGGGATGACCGTCCTGGCAGATGAGAACGATACCGAGGACTACTACGAGTTGGTCATTCGGATTCCCAAGGGAGACCGGAAGTAATGTACACTTGATTACGGGAAAGAAAGGGTGTTACATAAAAGAGGAAGGTATCCGTGTGATGAGAAGAACCGGGCAAAAAAAAGAGGTGAAAACATGGGAAGAATCATCGCGATTGCCAACCAAAAAGGGGGAGTCGGAAAAACGACGACATCGATCAACCTGGGTGCGGGGCTGGCAATGGCAGGGAAACGAGTGTTGATCATCGATATTGACCCGCAAGGAAATACAACGAGCGGGTTGGGGATCAATAAAGCTGATGTCAAGCATTGTATCTATGACGTGTTGATCAATGACGTTCCACCAGCTGATGTGATCCGCTCCACCATGATCAAAGGACTACACGTGCTGCCGGCCACGATTCAGTTGGCGGGTGCGGAAATCGAGTTGGTACAGGTGATCTCGCGGGAATTGCGCTTGAAACGGGCATTGCAGCAAGTGCGGGAACATTATGATTATCTGTTGATCGACTGTCCGCCGTCTCTCGGGGTTTTGACGGTCAATTCCCTGACGGCAGCTGATTCGGTATTGATCCCGATCCAATGCGAATATTACGCATTGGAAGGGTTGGGGCAACTGCTCAACACGATCCGCATCGTTCAGAAACACCTGAACAAGCATTTGGAGATCGAAGGGGTGTTGCTGACGATGTTTGACGGTCGAACCAATTTGTCCGTCCAAGTGATGGAAGAAGTGAAGAAATATTTTCAGCACAAAGTATATGATGTGGTCATCCCGCGAAATGTACGGGTAAGTGAAGCACCCAGTCACGGGAAACCGATCATTACATATGATCCGCGCTCCAAAGGGGCGGAGTGTTATATTCAGTTGGCAAAGGAAGTGATCGGACGTGAGCGGTAAACGTTTGGGAAAGGGGTTGGGAGCGCTATTACCGGACATTGATGTCCAGGAATCCGATGCGATCAATGAAGTACCGTTGGAGGAGTTGCGTCCCAATCCTTATCAACCGCGCAAACATTTTGACCCCGAAGCTTTGCAAGAATTGGTTTCCTCAATCAAGGAACACGGCATCGTTCAACCGATTGTTGTGCGGAAGAGCATTCGAGGATATGAAATCGTAGCGGGAGAACGGCGTTTTCGTGCAGCGAAAGAAGCGGGATTAAGCAAAGTCCCCGTGGTGGTTCGCGAGTTTTCAGATGATCGGATGATGGAAATCGCGCTGATCGAGAATTTACAGCGTGAGGATTTGAATCCCTTGGAAGTGGCAATGGCATACCAGAAATTGATGACACATTTTTCACTGACACAGGAAGAGCTGGCAGCGAGGGTAGGGAAAAGTCGTCCGCATGTGACCAACTTCCTGCGGCTGCTGCAATTGCCACCTGAGATTCAAGAAGATGTTTCACGTGGAACATTATCCATGGGCCACGCTCGCGCTTTATTGGGGTTGAAAGACCGGGATCTGCAGAAAAAGTTGGCCGAAAAGGTAAAAAAGGAAGGGGCCAGCGTACGACAACTGGAAGAATGGGTGCAACACGTTCAACAGGTAAAGCCGAAAAAGAAAAAAGAGAGACCAGAGTTCCATTCCCCATACACTCGTTATGAAGAACTGTTACGGGAAACGTTGAATACGCCCGTTCGGATCCGGCAGGGAAAACGGAAAGGCAAAATCGAGATTGAATATTATTCCGAACGGGAGCTGGAGCGACTGATTGAATTCCTTCAAGGCGAATCATGGGAAAATTGAAGTCAGGGGGATGGTCCGTATAGAGAAGGGGGGATTGTTTTCCTGTGGGTAACCTTATGCTTTCAGCATTGGCCATTACATAAGAAAAGATCACCCAGGCGGCATGAGTGGGACAGGGATTTCCGGCTTTATAGATGGAGGATATTGGAGGATATCAAGCACAGCGGGGACCGACTTTTGACCAGACATTGTATAATGAAAGAGGGGTCATCGGTACTGGGAGTGGTGGAAAATGATTTATCTGGATAACGCCGCCACCACATGGCCGAAACCTGAAGGGGTTTCGCAGGCGGTAAAAGATTGCATAGATATGCTGGGTGCCAATCCCGGCAGAGGGGGGCACCGGCTGTCGGTACAGGCGGGAGAAGTGTTGGCCAAAGCCCGCCGAGCTTTAGCTGATTTGTTTGGGATTCGGGACCCGCAGAACCTGTTTTTTTACGCAAATGCAACGCAAGCGATCAATCAAGCGCTAAAAGGTTTGCTTCAACCGGGGGATCATGTGGTGATCTCCCCCTGGGAGCATAACGCGATGGCACGTCCATTGGAGGCGCTGAAAAAGGAACGTGGGATTCGTGTCACAGTCGTGCCACCCTCTCCGCAGGGAACGGTGGAGCCGCGTGCGGTGGAAGAAGCATTGACGCCGGATACCCGTTTAATCGCGATGACACATGGTTCCAATGTGACCGGTGCCGTCCTGCCCATCGAAGAGATTGGCGCCATTGCCGCCAAACACGACGTGCTTCTTTTGGTGGATGCGGCACAAACAGCGGGTGTGCTGCCCATCGATGTGGAAACGATGAACATTCATCTTTTGGCGTTTCCCGGCCATAAAGGATTGTTTGGCCCACAGGGAACGGGAGGATTGTATGTGCATCCCGATGTCAAAATAGAACCTTGGATTCAGGGAGGCACAGGCAGTCGTTCCGAATCGTTGGAACACCCTTCGGCCCGCCCGGACGGGTTTGAGAGCGGAACACCCAACACACCCGGGATCGCTGGATTGGAGGCCGGGGTGCGTTTTGTCACCCAAACCGGCTTGGATGCCATACACCGCAAGGAGATGGCCTTGAATGATCGATTGCGGTCGGGCTTACAGGAAATGGACGGGATCCAAGTGTACGGACCGGATGATTCTTTATTACCTGTTACCTCCTTCAATTTGGAAGGGGTGGACAGTTTGATGGTAGCCGAGATCTTGGATCAACATTTCGAAATCGCCGTACGTGCGGGATTTCATTGTGCGGCATTGGCTCACCTTAGTTTGGGAACGGATCAAACCGGAACGGTTCGCGTCAGCCCAGGGTACTTCAACCAGGAGAAGGATATCGATGACCTGCTGGCAGCGCTTCGGGAGATCCGAGAGGTGTTGGTGTAAATGGCAACAACGCCGATTTTTCTTAAGAAATGGAAAGGGAATGACAGGAGGATTTCACCATGCTGGAACGTTGGATCGGGTGGATACATCAGGATCCTGCCACATGGATCATGGGTGTATTGATTGGACAAGTGGTATTGTTCCTTTTATTGTTAATCGGGTGGATTCGTTTGTCACTACAAAAGCGCAGATGGCGTAAGTTGTCCCGTTATTTCCAGAAGTCCGATTCCATTTCCGACCTGTTGGAATCGGGTGAGATGGATGCGGAACAGTTGTTGTACTATCTCAAACGTATTGATCAGACACTCTCTTCCCTCAAGGGTCGTATGGGATTGGTACGTTATAATGCCATAGGAGAGAGTGCGACCGACATGAGCTTTTCGTTGGCCATGCTGGATGAACAGGGAAACGGTGTGGTGATCAGCAGTTTATTCAACCGTCATAATCCGTCCTATATTTACGCGAAGCCGATTGTTGAAGGCGAGTCTTCTTATCCACTTTCTTCCGAAGAGCGACAAGCAATCCATCGCGCGCTCAATGGGAATCAAGATGAAGACACCGCTGTGTTAACAGGAAAAAAAGTCAACGATGGAAAATGAGGATCAAAGGGAAAACCATCTGTACCTCAATCGCCTGATCGGTACAGATGGTTTTTTTTTCAAAAACACCCATTCATCTCGTTCTGAAGATTTTCCAGGGTAGCACTGATGTACTTCAACGCGGCAAGGTGTGGTATTGACGAACGGCCAACTGTACTGCATCGGCGATGACTTCCGCCATTTTCATGACGACGCCCAATCGGGTGTTTTGTAATACGAAATATTCCATAAATCCGGCCACATTGACAATTCCCGTAACATGTACTTGGCCTACCTCAGGAAGATTTTTGTTCACCCCTGCACCGGGCTTTAACGGCCCCAAACCCAATTGAATCCATCCAACGCTTTTCAATTGTCCCAAACAGGCGTCCACCGCGATGATGAATGGATGATGCAGCTCCTGATGGATACGGTACAGCGTGGAACGCAGATTGACGGCATGAACGGGCTCGTCCAATGTACCGAAAATATGCAGGGAAGGTGGTGCGTGCTTCTCCAATAACGTTCCTACCAGCGGACCGAGCGCATCCCCAGTGGAGCGGTCGGTTCCGATACAAACGCAAGCCAAATGGGTGAATGATCCGCTTGTGCGAAGGACTTGATGCAACCGCTCCGCGCATTCCTGTGCGGCATAAGGCTGTGTGTACTGTACGCGATACGGATAGGAGTAAGGTGATCCGGGTCTGGGAACCAGCTCGCGCATGGCAGTCGACCTCCGATATTTTTGGTCCTTACCAGTATACGGATTAACAGGTTGAAATATACATATACGGACAACCCGCGACGAGCCTGGGAGGCGGTTGGTATGTGGGCATCTGTTTGGCGCTCAGTTAAAATCAGCATGACCATTGTGGGTACAACGATTGGCGCGGGTTTTGCGTCCGGTCGGGAAATATGGGAATTTTTCGGCGTTTACGGTGATAACAGCAGGTGGGGAATTGTATTGTCCATGGCATTGTTTTTTTTGGCCACCGTTACGATGCTTCAAATCTGTTGGTACCACCGGACCCAGCATTACTCAGAAATGTTAATGCAATTGATGGATGGCCGGCTCGCCCGTTTTTTTGACGGGGTGATTCTGCTGTTTTTGTTGACCGGGACATTGGTGATGGTGGCGGGAAGTGGTGCGACGTTTGAGCAGTGGAACGGATCTTACATACTGGGTGGATTGGTGCTGTGTGCAACCGTTTTTTTGGTGCTGTTGTTTAATCTGCGAGGGGTGATGACGGTCAATGCGCTACTGATGCCGGTTTTAACCCTGATCCTGCTGTTGGTGTGCAGCCACTTTCTGCAAACCGATGCCAAGGAGCCGGTTTCGGCCTGGCATCTGTCCACCATGACTCACCAAACCCCGCTATGGTCGTCGGCGATTACCTATGCGGCGTTCAACATCATTTCGTTGGTGGCGGTATTGTCCACGTTGGGGTCGGAAATTCGCCGCTCATCGGAAATTTGGCTCGCCGCTGTCATTAGTTCGGTTTGTCTGGGGGCAGTGGCGTATCTGTACAATATGGCCTTGCTTCGAGTGGCGCATTTGATGCCTCAGTATGATATTCCCCTGTTTGCCTTGATGCGCCACTATTCTCCCTGGTGGATGGGAGTGGTTTCTTTGGTGTTGTGGCTGGCCATTTTCACCACCGCCGTCAGCAACGTGCACGGTTTGATTTCTCGCTTGTCCGATAAGCTTCCGTTACCTCGCTGGATGATCGGAGCGATGGTCTTAATCGTGATGATTCCGCTCAGCCGCTTGGGTTTTGCCGCCTTGATCCAGATTTTGTATCCTTTGTACGGTGTATTGAATCTGTTTATTTTAATGATATTGCTGTTGCATCCAATCCGGCAACGGTTGATTTAATGCAGACGGGGTGCCGGAAACAAAAAAAGACCGGTTCCATCTGCCATGGGGCACAGGAATACGGTCCCGTTCCGTCAGGTTCGGGCAATATGTATCAGTCCTAGCATATGTGAATAGAAACAATCGATTCAGCCGGTCCATCGAACCCATACTCACTTGATTACCCATTGCGGCTGAGGGTGGCCGATGATTGCGGAAAAATCGGGGGTTCTTTTTTTGTTGCCCTTTGGTTCCACCTTGATCCCCATCCGTTTGAGCCGCTCGACAATCATCTGCTCCCGCTGTTTGTCCAGCTCGCCGCGCTCCATGCGCTTGTCCCCCTTTTAGTTGCTCTCACCATTATTATACGTGATTTGTTCCGCTTGGTGCATCTCCTGGGCAAATGCTTGTGACAGCTTTTCGAAGTGCTCGGCGTGGTTTTCCTCTTCCAGGATGTCCGGGCTCAGTGTGAGCAAGAAAACGTAACTCCCGCCTTTGATGCGGATGGTTTTGGTTAAATATACTCGTCCCTGCTTGTCGCTATTCCCATCGTGCAAAAACGTGTAAAACCGGTCTTTCATCATGATGCCCCGTAAGATACCGGTTCGCTTTCGGGTGTTGATTTTCCTTCTGGTTTCGGGGTCGATCAACAGATCAAAGTTGATTTTGGTCTCCAGGAGATCGAGAGCGAGCTGGACGAATGCATACTGGAGGGCCGTACGGTCGTCGATGTCATCCTTCTCTTCAATCTCCGGTTGATACTGCTGGATAAAATCCAACAGCGGATCAAAACGGTCCTCTTCGAATGCTCGTACTGCCTGCTCAAATTGCTGGAACAATCGCGCGTCCACCTCATAGTATGCCTGCACCATCGCGTTGAGGTCGATGTTTTCCCATACATACCCGTCCAAGTGGTTGATTTTGAAGACGACTTTCCGCCTTTCCCGCTTGATGGTGTATTCGTACAACTGGACGGCGAGCACGTACGGTTCGTTTCGGGTAAACCGTTTCATGGCATGTAACAGACGCGCCCGCCATTTGAAATCCTTCAGCTCGTCATAGGCCTGCAGCAACATGCGGGCGTTGTCCGCCAAATCTTCCTTGTATTCGCGGATTTGCTCACGAAAATAGATATAAAAAGACGAAAACAGCAGTGCCACGATGATGATCGGCAGTTTCCATTTGAAGATGAAGGCAAAATATCGGTCGTACAGTGTCTGGGAATCATTTTCCGTCCACAAGTTGATCAGGAACGCAAAAACGGCGATGAAGGTAATCTCCGCCGGCACTTTAAGTCTTTTCCGTTTCATGCGGCACTTCTCCTTTTTACCTTTCCGACGGCTTGCCGAAGTCTGCCGGATCGGGGGATCATGAGCCGGATCCCATTCTCAAAATCCGGATGGTCCCCAGTTGATCATTTTCCGCAAAAATCAAGGTCGTCCATCGATTGATCATGATTGAAATGGGGAATATAATGGAGACAAGGAAAGCGTGCTGGCAAGCGGCCCCACTCTCCTGGGCCGGCGGGCTCCCAACGATGTGCGGTCATTAGGAGCCTTTTATTACGTAACCACAGGAAGGGCTTTAGCGCCGTTTTTTCCTAGACTGTTCCCAGTCAAGGAAAAGACGAATGACTTGGACCAGTACGGCAAGTACTGCCGCCAAACCGGTCATCAGATCAACTATTTCTTGCCAGGTTATGCGCCTCACCCCCTTGATACCGGCCAGAGAGTGAGGCCAACGCATTTCCCTGTCTCCTTTCAATATTCTATCATTTCTAAATTGTAGAATCCACGCAGAAATCCGGTCGTTGACCGGTTTTTTCGTATTCTACAGACTTGTTTTTCCAACGAACACATGTGATCGCCATATTCTGAAAGTGAAATCTGCTTACCCGCCAAACCAGGGCCGGGGAGGCCCACATGCTATTGGACAGGAGTGGCTTGATATTTTGAGTATCATTTTACATATTCAGCCGCTAGCGT
Coding sequences:
- a CDS encoding aminotransferase class V-fold PLP-dependent enzyme, with amino-acid sequence MIYLDNAATTWPKPEGVSQAVKDCIDMLGANPGRGGHRLSVQAGEVLAKARRALADLFGIRDPQNLFFYANATQAINQALKGLLQPGDHVVISPWEHNAMARPLEALKKERGIRVTVVPPSPQGTVEPRAVEEALTPDTRLIAMTHGSNVTGAVLPIEEIGAIAAKHDVLLLVDAAQTAGVLPIDVETMNIHLLAFPGHKGLFGPQGTGGLYVHPDVKIEPWIQGGTGSRSESLEHPSARPDGFESGTPNTPGIAGLEAGVRFVTQTGLDAIHRKEMALNDRLRSGLQEMDGIQVYGPDDSLLPVTSFNLEGVDSLMVAEILDQHFEIAVRAGFHCAALAHLSLGTDQTGTVRVSPGYFNQEKDIDDLLAALREIREVLV
- a CDS encoding DUF4446 family protein, whose translation is MLERWIGWIHQDPATWIMGVLIGQVVLFLLLLIGWIRLSLQKRRWRKLSRYFQKSDSISDLLESGEMDAEQLLYYLKRIDQTLSSLKGRMGLVRYNAIGESATDMSFSLAMLDEQGNGVVISSLFNRHNPSYIYAKPIVEGESSYPLSSEERQAIHRALNGNQDEDTAVLTGKKVNDGK
- the yyaC gene encoding spore protease YyaC, with protein sequence MRELVPRPGSPYSYPYRVQYTQPYAAQECAERLHQVLRTSGSFTHLACVCIGTDRSTGDALGPLVGTLLEKHAPPSLHIFGTLDEPVHAVNLRSTLYRIHQELHHPFIIAVDACLGQLKSVGWIQLGLGPLKPGAGVNKNLPEVGQVHVTGIVNVAGFMEYFVLQNTRLGVVMKMAEVIADAVQLAVRQYHTLPR
- a CDS encoding YkvI family membrane protein; the encoded protein is MWASVWRSVKISMTIVGTTIGAGFASGREIWEFFGVYGDNSRWGIVLSMALFFLATVTMLQICWYHRTQHYSEMLMQLMDGRLARFFDGVILLFLLTGTLVMVAGSGATFEQWNGSYILGGLVLCATVFLVLLFNLRGVMTVNALLMPVLTLILLLVCSHFLQTDAKEPVSAWHLSTMTHQTPLWSSAITYAAFNIISLVAVLSTLGSEIRRSSEIWLAAVISSVCLGAVAYLYNMALLRVAHLMPQYDIPLFALMRHYSPWWMGVVSLVLWLAIFTTAVSNVHGLISRLSDKLPLPRWMIGAMVLIVMIPLSRLGFAALIQILYPLYGVLNLFILMILLLHPIRQRLI